The sequence below is a genomic window from Mycobacterium spongiae.
GATGGACTTCGACCCCAGCCGCGCGATGCCTGCCTACAACTGGATGACGGTCGCCAAGAGCGCGCTGGAGTCGGTCAACCGGTTCGTTGCACGCGAGGCCGGCAAGTACGGTGTGCGCTCGAATCTGGTTGCCGCCGGGCCGATCCGGACGTTGGCGATGAGCGCGATCGTCGGTGGCGCGCTCGGCGACGAGGCTGGAGCCCAGATACAGCTGCTCGAGGAAGGTTGGGATCAGCGGGCTCCAGTCGGCTGGAACATGAAGGACCCGACACCGGTCGCGAAGACGGTGTGTGCGCTGCTGTCCGATTGGTTACCGGCGACCACCGGCGACATCATCTACGCCGACGGCGGCGCGCACACCCAATTGCTCTAGACGGCAATGGAATTTGACGCCCTCCTGCTCCTGTCCTTCGGCGGGCCGGAAGGGCCTGACCAAGTGCGGCCTTTTCTGGAAAACGTCACTCGGGGGCGCGGCGTGCCGCCGGAACGGCTCGACGCGGTTGCTGAGCACTACTTGCATTTCGGTGGCGTGTCGCCCATCAACGGGATCAACCGTGCACTGATCACCGAGTTGCGTGCCGCAGGGGACCTGCCGGTGTACTTCGGCAACCGCAACTGGGAGCCCTACGTCGAAGACGCTGTTACGACAATGCGGGACAATGGTGTTCGTCGCGCAGCAGTGTTCACCACGTCGGCGTGGAGCGGCTATTCCAGTTGCACCCAATATGTCGAGGATATTGCACGGTCGCGGCAAGCCGCCGGGCCGGGCGCGCCCGAGCTGGTCAAATTGCGGCCCTACTTCGACCACCCACTTTTTGTGGAGATGTTTGTCGACGCGATCGCAGCGGCCCGGCAAACGCTACCCGCCGAGCTACGCGGCGATGCCCGACTGGTCTTCACCGCACACTCCGTCCCAGTGGCCGCCGACCGCGGCTGTGGTCCGCATCTCTACAGTCGCCAAGTTGCTTACGCCGCACAGCTGGTCGCGGCCGCCGCCGGATACGCCGACCATGACCTCGCCTGGCAGTCGCGATCGGGCCCACCGGCAGTCCCGTGGCTCGAGCCTGACGTCGGCGACCATCTCACCACGCTGGCGAGCGAGGGCAACAGTGCCAGCACTCGTGCTGTGATCGTCTGTCCCATCGGATTTGTCGCCGATCATATTGAGGTGGTCTGGGATCTCGACTATGAGCTGCGAACACAAGCTGAGGCAGCGGGGATGGCTTTCGCCCGTGCCCGCACACCCAATGCGGATCGACGCTTCGCCCGCCTGGCCGCGGGTTTGGTCGACGAACTCCGTTGTGGCCGGCCGCCGGTCCGGGTGAGTGGACCTGACCAGGTGCGCGGCTGTCTGGCGAGCGTCAACGGGCAACCGTGCCGTCCGCCGCATTGTGTTGCGCAGGAAAGCCCACAGGGCGAGAAAGGGTAAGCAAGAACCCAACCCGCGACACCTTGAGGAAGCCTTGAGCGCGCCGCCGTTCGTCGATCAGTCGGCCCAGGCCGAGTGCAGGATCGCGGTCACCGCGGCCACCCGTGCGGACCGGACAACGGCGGCTAGGGGCCGCAACGCGTCGGTGGCGATCTCGGCTTCCGACGATGACTGTGTTCCGATCGGCGTCGGCGCGGCAATATGTTCGGCCGGTGAATCGGGCAGTCGGCTCAGCCCGGCACTCACCGCGATGATCGCGTCGACATGCGCGGCGTTCTCCAATACCCGTAGCGCGCGTGGCGGTGCATGGTCGGGAACTCGGTGTTGCCGTGAGGATTCCAGTAACTGCTCGACAAGGCCTCGCGGATTGGCGATATCGGCTGTGGCGGATCCGATTCCCAGGGAGCTCAACGCGTCAGCGGCCGAGCGGACCGCGGACCGCAATGCGTACTCGGCGTCGCCCAACTCATGGTGGTCGAGCGCCGGGGCGCCGGGCAGCGAGTAAACGATCCAAGACAGCGCGCATAGTTCGGGTGGACCGGGATGATCTGGCGGGTCGCCGCAGATACCGTCGACGGCCACGTCGAGATCGGCATACGAGAACTCAGGGACCAGCCCAATGGCGCCGCCGGGATTGTCTGGGTTGGTGACGATCACTGCCTCGCCAGCTGCGAGGGCATCGTGTTCGAACTGCGTTCCGGCGGACAGCCCGCGCACGTCGCCGGGCACGGGCAGCACGACGTTGACCGCCCCGCGCAGACGCTGCGGCATGTTCGGTGCGAACGCTGTCGGGCGGCCAACGGCGGCGCGCAGCGTCTGCAACAGCGACACGGTTCCGTTGCTGTGCACATCCGGCCACGGCAGTCCGGTGTGCCCGGCCGCGACAGCGTCATACGCGGTCACCGATTGCATTGGTGCCCAAAGCGATAGCGCGTCCAGCACGTCGTCGGGAGCCGCCTTGCCGGCGAGCCAGGCGTTGGCCCACATCGACAGCGAAACACTGGGGCACCACATGGTCTCGCAGTGTAGTTGCTCGCCGCGGGTTAGCGGATCACGCGTATCCTGTGCGCATGCCCGTCGCGCTGATTTGGTTGATCGCCGCCCTGGTGTTCGCCGGTGCCGAGGCGCTGACGGGCGACATGTTCCTACTGATGCTCGGCGGCGGTGCGCTGGCCGCGTCGGTGAGCAGTTGGTTGTTGAACTGGCCGGTATGGGCCGACGGGGCAGTTTTCCTGATCGTCTCGGTGCTGCTGCTAGCGCTGGTCCGGCCGGTGGTGCGGCGCCGGCTGAACTCGGGCAAGGCACCGGTCATGGGCATCAAAGCTCTGGAGGGGAGAAAGGCCCTGGTGCTTGACCGGGTTGCCCATGATGAAGGCCGGGTCAAGTTGGACGGCCAGGTGTGGACGGCGCGTCCGCTGAACGAGGGTGATGTCTACCAACCGGGCCAGTCGGTGACGGTGGTGCACATCGATGGCGCGACCGCGATGGTCTTTGGGAGCGAGTAGTCCGTCTGCAACACACTGCGAGAAAGGAATCTTGGTGGAAGATGCAGCTGTGGGTCTAGTGTTTCTGGGCGTTCTGGTGGTGTTCGCCATCATCGTGGTTGCCAAATCGATTGCGCTGATCCCCCAAGCGGAGGCCGCGGTCATCGAACGGCTGGGGAGGTACAGCCGCACGGTCAGCGGTCAGCTGACCTTGTTGATCCCTTTCATCGACCGCATCCGCGCACGTGTGGACCTGCGTGAACGGGTGGTGTCGTTTCCGCCGCAGCCGGTGATCACCCAGGACAACCTGACCCTGAACATCGATACCGTCGTCTACTTCCAGGTCACCGTTCCCCAGGCAGCGGTCTACGAAATCAGCAACTACATCGTCGGGGTCGAGCAGCTGGCCACGACGACGCTGCGCAACGTCGTCGGTGGCATGACGCTGGAGCAGACACTGACCTCGCGGGATCAAATCAACGGCCAGTTGCGTGGCGTGCTCGACGAAGCGACCGGCCGCTGGGGGCTGCGCGTCGCCCGGGTCGAGCTGCGCAGCATTGACCCGCCGCCGTCAATTCAGGCCTCGATGGAAAAGCAGATGAAGGCCGACCGGGAGAAGCGGGCGATGATCCTGACCGCCGAAGGCACCCGGGAAGCGGCCATCAAACAAGCGGAAGGACAGAAACAGTCGCAGATCCTGGCCGCCGAGGGTGCCAAGCAGGCCGCGATCTTGGCCGCCGAGGCCGACCGGCAATCTCGGATGTTGCGCGCCCAGGGTGAGCGTGCCGCCTCCTACCTGCAGGCGCAGGGGCAGGCCAAGGCTATCGAAAAGACATTCGCCGCGATCAAGGCTGGTAGGCCCACCCCCGAAATGCTGGCCTACCAGTACCTGCAGACGCTGCCGGAGATGGCGCGCGGTGACGCGAACAAGGTGTGGGTCGTGCCCAGCGACTTCAACGCCGCGCTGCAGGGGTTCACCAGACTTCTGGGCACACCCGGCGAGGATGGGGTATTCCGATTCGAGCCATCCCCGGTCGAGGACGTGCCCAGGCACGCCGCGGACGGCGATGATTCCGATATTGCGGAGTGGTTCTCCACCGAGAGCGATCCCGCGATCGCCCAGGCGGTGGCTCAGGCCGAGGCGATGGCACGCAAACCCGTCGAGGGTCCGTTGGGGACGCCGCCAGGATTGACCCAGTAGCGGTTCGGCATGGGTCTGACGTCCTCAAGAACCTACGTGGCGTTGGCGGCGCTGCAGGCCGGCGACGCGGTGGCGTGCGCCATCGGGCTGCCGGTGATCGCCAAGGCCTTGGACGACCTGGAGGTTCCCGATACCGTCCGCCCGGTCCTGCCAGTGGTCAAGGCCGCCGCGGCGGCCGGTCTACTCTCGGTGTTGCGCTACCCGGCCCTGGCACGGCTGACGACGGCGATGCTGACGCTGTATTTCGTGCTTGCCGTGGGTGCGCACATCCGCGTGCGGGATCGGGTTGTCAATGCGATCCCAGCGGCGGCGTTTCTGACGCTGTACGCGGTGATGACGCTGCGAGGACCGGAGCGCGCCTAGGACAGGCGCAACTCGACGATCGGCACCGGTGTGCCAGTATCGGTGACTTCGGTGTCGAGGGTCTGCTCGAGTATCGGCTTGAGCTTCTCCCACGTTCCGGCGTGGCGGCTTCGGTAGGCGGCCAGCGTGCGGTCGGCTTCGTCCTGGTCGAGGATGCGTGCGGTCGCCGCTGTGGGCGCACTGCTGCCGGCGTACACGCGGACCTCGGGGTTGGCCCGGATATTGCGGAACCACTGGGCCTTTCGGCCCAAACCGGACGCGATGAGATACGTGTCCGGGTCGGGATGATCGAGAACTTCCAACACGGCGTAGCGGCGTGCGCCGCTCTTGCGGCCGATGTGCTCGAGCATGAGCAGCCGGGAGCCCAAGAGTGCGCCCGCGCGGGCTTTGTAGATCCAGATCGGCGTCCGCATCAGCGCTCGGGAGCGCAGCATCCGTGCTCCGGCCCTGGCGAAGAGCGATCGGGATTGTGCTTCTGTCATCGTGGACATTCTCGCATCCATTTCTTGAGCCAGGCTGCTGGCAAGCCGTCGCAGGGTCAGCACGGTGACCCGTTTTCGGCGTAGATGGGTTGCGGCGCCATCGCGGCGAACCGGTGCGGCACGAAGATCTACGAATCCGCCGTCAAGATATACGCGAATCGATCGATGTTATAGCGCTCGAGTACCAGCAATGATTTCACGAACTCCATAGCGCACCACGTTCCGCTCGGCCGATTGTGTGGCGGTGATCCGACCTTCCCGGGGTCGCACTGGTCCATCGGATTGGTCATGACCAATGGGGAAGGTACAGCGATGTCGTTTGTAGTTGCCGCGCCGCAGGCGCTGGCGGCAGTGGCTGAAGACTTGGCGGGCGTTGCGGCCTCACTGAGTGCGGCGAATTCGGCAGCGGCGTCACGGATCACCGGGTTGGCGGCGGCCGGTGCGGACGAGGTGTCAGCGGCCATTGCCGCGCTGTTCAGCGGACACGCCCAGACCTATCAGACGATCAGCGCCCAGGCGGCAGGGTTTCACGAGCAGTTCGTCCAAACTTTGACCGCCGGTGCTGGCTCCTATGCCAGTGCCGAGGCCGCCAGCGCTTCTCCACTGCAGCAGGCGCTCAACTTCGTGAACGCACCCACACTGACGTTGTTGGGTCGCCCGCTGATCGGCAACGGCGTCGACGGTGTCCCGGGCACCGGGCAAGCCGGCGGAGCCGGAGGGATCCTGATCGGCAATGGCGGGAACGGCGGGTCCGGCGCGACCGGCCAGGCCGGCGGGGCCGGCGGGGCAGCAGGGCTGCTAGGTATCGGCGGGCGCGGCGGTACCGGGGGGCTTGGCTTTGCCGGAGACGGCTCGCCGGGCGGCGCTGGCGGCGCCGGCGGGCTGCTGTGGGGCCCTGGCGGCGCCGGCGGCGCCGGCGGGAACGGCGGGGCCGGCGGCTCCGGTGGGAACGGCGGCAGCGGCGGGGCCGGCGGGCTATTCGGTTCCGGCGGCACCGGCGGCACCGGCGGCGTTGGGGTCAACGGGGGTAACGGCGGCACCGGTGGTCGCGCTGGGCTGCTCGAGCTGTTCGGCGCTGGCGGTTCCGGCGGCGCTGGCGGGACCGGCACCGGTGTCGGTAACGCCGGTGGTACCGGCGGCGCCGGTGGGGCAGGAGGGCTGTTCAGTGCGGGCGGCTTCGGCGGTGACGGCGGCTTCGGTCTAGACACCGCGTCCGGCGGGGACGGCGGCGCGGGAGGAGCCGCTGGGCCGTTGGGCCAAGCCGGAGGCGGTGGCGACGGCGGGAATAGCATCACGGGCAGCGGCGGTGACGGCGGCACCGGCGGTGCCGCCTGGCTGTTCGGCTCCGGCGGGACCGGCGGAGCCGGTGGGACAGTCTTCGGCGGCGGCGGGGACGGCGGGGATGGCGGGGCCGGCGGTAGAGCCGGCATGCTGACCGGCGACGGCGGGGCCGGCGGGGCCGGCGGGGCCGGTGAGAACGGCGGGGCCGGCGGGGCAGGCGGCAATGCCGGCCTGCTCTTCGGCTCGGGCGGAACCGGCGGAATCGGCGGTTCCGCCAGCGTTATTGGAGGCAACGGAGGGGTCGGCGGCCTGGCCGGGCTAGTCGGCAACGGCGGCGGTGGCGGTGATGGCGGCAACGGCCTAGGGGGGGTCGGTAACGGCGGGGACGGCGGCAACGCGCAGGTGATCGGCAACGGTGGTAATGGGGGCAACACCGGGTCGGGCTTCGGTGCGGCCACGCCTGGGGTGGGTGGCGCCGGGGGACTGGTGGGCGCTAACGGGTTCAACGGGTTGACTTGATAGTGGTCCTATCTGCCACCGCCTCGCGCAGCGCACCGATCTCGGCCCCCCACTGCGCGTAGACGCGAACTGACCGATGGATTTCACCGACCAAAGCCTCGCAATCTGTGTTGGCAACGGAACTCAAGTCCACGCAGCGGTCTTTCGGTTGCCGGCCCAACTGCAATCGGGCTAGCGCACCACGCTGAGCGTTATCCGGTTGGCCTCGCTCGATGTAGCGTCGCTGGCCCTTGGTCAGGAGGCAACGGAGGCGCGTGAGCTGGCTGGAACCGGGTGGGCGGGGTGGCGCCGGGCGAACTGTGGTGTCTGCCTGCGCTCTCGGTTGTGTCCAACCTAGGTGAACGCAGC
It includes:
- a CDS encoding ferrochelatase; translation: MEFDALLLLSFGGPEGPDQVRPFLENVTRGRGVPPERLDAVAEHYLHFGGVSPINGINRALITELRAAGDLPVYFGNRNWEPYVEDAVTTMRDNGVRRAAVFTTSAWSGYSSCTQYVEDIARSRQAAGPGAPELVKLRPYFDHPLFVEMFVDAIAAARQTLPAELRGDARLVFTAHSVPVAADRGCGPHLYSRQVAYAAQLVAAAAGYADHDLAWQSRSGPPAVPWLEPDVGDHLTTLASEGNSASTRAVIVCPIGFVADHIEVVWDLDYELRTQAEAAGMAFARARTPNADRRFARLAAGLVDELRCGRPPVRVSGPDQVRGCLASVNGQPCRPPHCVAQESPQGEKG
- a CDS encoding NfeD family protein, with amino-acid sequence MPVALIWLIAALVFAGAEALTGDMFLLMLGGGALAASVSSWLLNWPVWADGAVFLIVSVLLLALVRPVVRRRLNSGKAPVMGIKALEGRKALVLDRVAHDEGRVKLDGQVWTARPLNEGDVYQPGQSVTVVHIDGATAMVFGSE
- a CDS encoding SPFH domain-containing protein; amino-acid sequence: MEDAAVGLVFLGVLVVFAIIVVAKSIALIPQAEAAVIERLGRYSRTVSGQLTLLIPFIDRIRARVDLRERVVSFPPQPVITQDNLTLNIDTVVYFQVTVPQAAVYEISNYIVGVEQLATTTLRNVVGGMTLEQTLTSRDQINGQLRGVLDEATGRWGLRVARVELRSIDPPPSIQASMEKQMKADREKRAMILTAEGTREAAIKQAEGQKQSQILAAEGAKQAAILAAEADRQSRMLRAQGERAASYLQAQGQAKAIEKTFAAIKAGRPTPEMLAYQYLQTLPEMARGDANKVWVVPSDFNAALQGFTRLLGTPGEDGVFRFEPSPVEDVPRHAADGDDSDIAEWFSTESDPAIAQAVAQAEAMARKPVEGPLGTPPGLTQ
- a CDS encoding DoxX family protein; this encodes MGLTSSRTYVALAALQAGDAVACAIGLPVIAKALDDLEVPDTVRPVLPVVKAAAAAGLLSVLRYPALARLTTAMLTLYFVLAVGAHIRVRDRVVNAIPAAAFLTLYAVMTLRGPERA
- a CDS encoding nitroreductase family deazaflavin-dependent oxidoreductase, with the translated sequence MSTMTEAQSRSLFARAGARMLRSRALMRTPIWIYKARAGALLGSRLLMLEHIGRKSGARRYAVLEVLDHPDPDTYLIASGLGRKAQWFRNIRANPEVRVYAGSSAPTAATARILDQDEADRTLAAYRSRHAGTWEKLKPILEQTLDTEVTDTGTPVPIVELRLS
- a CDS encoding PE family protein encodes the protein MSFVVAAPQALAAVAEDLAGVAASLSAANSAAASRITGLAAAGADEVSAAIAALFSGHAQTYQTISAQAAGFHEQFVQTLTAGAGSYASAEAASASPLQQALNFVNAPTLTLLGRPLIGNGVDGVPGTGQAGGAGGILIGNGGNGGSGATGQAGGAGGAAGLLGIGGRGGTGGLGFAGDGSPGGAGGAGGLLWGPGGAGGAGGNGGAGGSGGNGGSGGAGGLFGSGGTGGTGGVGVNGGNGGTGGRAGLLELFGAGGSGGAGGTGTGVGNAGGTGGAGGAGGLFSAGGFGGDGGFGLDTASGGDGGAGGAAGPLGQAGGGGDGGNSITGSGGDGGTGGAAWLFGSGGTGGAGGTVFGGGGDGGDGGAGGRAGMLTGDGGAGGAGGAGENGGAGGAGGNAGLLFGSGGTGGIGGSASVIGGNGGVGGLAGLVGNGGGGGDGGNGLGGVGNGGDGGNAQVIGNGGNGGNTGSGFGAATPGVGGAGGLVGANGFNGLT